Within Candidatus Saccharibacteria bacterium, the genomic segment TTTTTTCCAGATAAAATAGGTTCAAAGGATAAAGCACCTTACCCAGCAATTAACGCGGCGTTTCATGCCATAGGCAGCAAGTTTGGAGGAACTTGTAGGCGTTCAAGAAAATCACAAAAATAGACGGCCAAATACCGTTCTATTCCTGATGCACTAACGTAAATCTGACTAAATTCACAGCCAGGCTTGTTAAGTGTACCCAAAAAACGAACTAAGCAGCAAAGGAGTGGGGAGATGACCCTAAACGATAAACAAATAAAGGAGTTCCAGAAAATCCACAAACGGGTTTTCAAAAAATCAATCAGTAAACAACAAGCTATGTACGATGGGCTCGCCCTCATACGCCTCGTTAGTCTTGTTCAAAAGATGAGCAGAGAAGAATAATAGCATGTCGAGATTAGTAAGAGAAACCTACCAAGACCTCTGGAGAATGGGGGAAGAATCAGGAAAACTCAACCTTCTAACAGAGCGAGTGGGAGATTTATTACACGAAGATTTTCCACCCGATGTATGGGTAGTTGACCAGCTAATACCAGATAAAAGTGTAACGATACTCTCTGGCTCGCCAGGTAGCTTCAAAACCTGGCTCTACATGGAAATAGCCGTAAAAGTAGCAAAAGGGGAGAAAGTATTTGGCAACTTCAACACCAAGAAGACTGGCATACTGGTCGTCGACGAGGAGAGCGGAAGACCAAGGCTACAGAAGCGGTTTAAGCAGCTCGCGGCGACAGATGATTTACCAATCCACCTGCTGTCTCGTACTGGTTACAAGATGAACCAACTCTACACAGATGGCATTGCGGAAAAAGCGATAGAGCTTGGTGCTAGTCTGGTTATTTTTGACTCACTCACTCGATTTATGGGCGAAAAAACTGACGAAAATACGTCCGGTGACATGGCAAGACTCAT encodes:
- a CDS encoding AAA family ATPase, whose protein sequence is MSRLVRETYQDLWRMGEESGKLNLLTERVGDLLHEDFPPDVWVVDQLIPDKSVTILSGSPGSFKTWLYMEIAVKVAKGEKVFGNFNTKKTGILVVDEESGRPRLQKRFKQLAATDDLPIHLLSRTGYKMNQLYTDGIAEKAIELGASLVIFDSLTRFMGEKTDENTSGDMARLMDYYRQLADSGLSVLILHHNRKDGAKKSSPAQSLRGSSDILAAVDCHIAVSRVGQSEFVKLEQTKNRDVWEPVPFELRFHENASEFEYVGSDKTPSEKHRETLDKVVETVIQYPGLTKTQLTKQAKANGVSGGLKKIGDYIDELVLNDELDMQEASRGGQKYYPITSAAKTQ